CATTCAATGGTTAATAGGCAATACTCCTaatgttttgttttgtttacTTAGATGATATCCTAATTGCCTCGGAAGATAAGGAATCTCATCTTGAAGAAGGAAAATTTGGTATgcaaaaagaagaaatgtCATTTCTTACAAGAGTCTGTAGAATTCCTAGGATTCAGATTGGGTAAAAACGGTATTATGGtacaacaagaaaaaattcgAGCAGTTAAAGAGATGCCCACGCCAAACACAATTAAATCAGCTCAATCCTTTCTGGGAATGGTAAACTATTATAGGAATTTTATTCCCCAGTGCTCATTGTTGTCCAAAcctattattgaatttatttctaaaaaatgTGATTGGTCCAAGAAACAAGATCAAGCGGTTATTACtctaaaacaaaaattatgcTCAGCACCCGTACTAGTCCCATTTATTCCTGGTGACGAATACCGTCTTTCTACAGATGCTAGCACTATCGCTCTTGGTGGGGTACTAGAACGTTTACACATGGGACAACTTGTTGGtgtaattgtttatttttcaaaaactgTTAATCCTACTCAAGCACGTTATCCGGTTGGAGAAATAGAGTTGTTGTCTATCATTCAAAACTTACAACACTTCAAATACTATCTACATGGACACCACTTCATCTTAAGAACTGATCACATATCCTTATTGGCATACAGAAATAAGAAAGAACCCTCTGCAAGAATTTCACGATGGTTAGACTTCTTAGCTGAGTTTGATTTCACCTTAGAATACATTAAAGGATCACTTAATCATGTCGCAGATGCCTTAAGTAGACTGGCTACGAAAAATGAGATTACCACTAACGAAGTTAGTAAAGTTGCaataattgaagaaattgaagatcCAACTTTGGTATTTCCAATAAACAGTATAGAGAGAATCACCCCAGTTGATTGGTATGAAGATTGGATCCAAGACCCCTAGTCCGCTGCAGTTTTGGTACATTTAGGTTTGGTTCAAGATGTCAAGATTAATCCTACTGATAAGTCGTTGTTTGATAAGTATATTAAGAAATTCAAGCTGTCCAAAAAAGCTATGGCTCGATACAAGTTTGATGaccaaatattatattatgatGATAGAGTCTGTGTACCTCGCTCCAGACGTACCGAACTACTAAACATTTATCACGATAACATATTGCATGGTGGACATTTTGGTGAAGTTACTAcgattaataaaatatgtcCTAATTACTATTGGCCTTCAATGACGGTAGATATTCGTACTTATATCAAAGGATGTTTACAATGccaaattatgaaaaaatttagacCTAAGAAAGATGGACAACTGGAACCATTAGATATTCCACAAGGACGTTGGGTAGAATTgtcaattgatttttgtTACCGGACTTCCAACTACTCAATCTCAGAATGACATGATCATGGTTGTAGTTGATAGGTTTTCTAAAAGAGCCCATTTCATCGTCACTCAAATATCCTTAGGATCTGTCGGTACGTTAGACTTATTTTATCGGTTTATTTTTGCTTATCATGGTTTTCCAAGAACGATTGTTTCAGATAGAGATATTAGGTTCACCAGCTCGTTTTACAAAGAAGTGACAGAAAGACTAGGcatcaaattattactatctTCCTCTAATCATCCACAAACAGATGGTCAGACGGAAAGCGTTAACAAAACCTTAGGTCGGTTACTAAGAAGTTACTGTTCACAAGATCAAGATAATTGGGACCATTTTCTTCCTCAGGTTGAATTCGTTTACAATTCCACGTTCCAACGTTCTATTCCAGCTTCACCATTTGAAGTAGATTTAGGTTACGTACCCAACGAACCATTACTAGACATTGGTAATGAACTGTCGGCGCGAAATCTATCCGCTGTTGACTTATCAAAAACCATTAAGGCGATTTCCCTAAGAACTACAGATTTCCTCAAGCGATCACAAGAGGATATGGAATCACATGCGAGTGAAGCTCGAACGGTCAATGATTACAAACTCGGTGAATATGTGTTACTCCACCGTGATGCATATTTTACTGGAGGAAAGTACTTAAAGATCCAACCCATATTTTTAGGACCATTTaatattgtaaaaataGGAAAAAACACCGTTGAACTTGATCTGCCATCCTCCTTTAAGAAACATAGGGTTATCAATATAAAATGGATAAAAAAGTTTGTATTAGACAAAGATAGGTACCCAAAAAGTCTACCAAGAACCTCGATTGAACGAATACAGCGTGTTCAGGAAATAATTGCAGTTATAGGCTACGATGTGGAAAGCCACGAATACTACTGCAAGATGAAAGATGTTGATCCCACTCTAACCTGTACATACTCGttagaagaatttaataagttAACAAGCTCAAAGAAATCATCGTTGTTAAACAATTTCAATACGCTTGTGAATACAAATTAAAGAGGGGAAGATGTTGTAGACGAGATTGACTTTATACTCGTCTACAAGTTGCtaactagaaattatacataacACTGAGCAACTGCTAGTTGCATACCTGTGAATATCTGTTCGATGCATAATCTCTACTGGTTAGCCAGCATTACTCAAACTGTGCACTCCTACCCTTGTAAGTAAGCTTATAAACAgaccaattaaagtaaaatggaaaagctggcgttgacctttgaaaagtatttaaaggccagcttttcagacttaagacataaatttatagttctttTATACAGTTATTTAGTCTaagaagaacaacaattatattcgtaaGTTCGAAGGATTAACTGGTGTCAAGTTAATAAGGTTGTTAAGTTAAGTTAAGTTTTTGGTAGTTACTATTTATGTGTATCGTACTCCTAAGTTGGTTtataacaacaacaaaataaCTAAGCTCGTATGGCGCAGTGGTAGCGCAGCAGATTGCAAATCTGTTGGTCCTTAGTTCGATCCTGAGTGCGagctttatttttgatatttttcagTTCGTCATTTTGAACGAATCCAAGTACGCTATGAACTTCTTCTCTAGCGGTTAGTTATATGATATGATGGcctaaatttattttttttatactgAGATATATtgtgaatattttaatattcgGAAATTAAGTATCAGATATTAAAGCGAGAAAACTGAAGTTTCCTTAACTGCTTCACccttaataattttattagttttaCTATTATACAAAAATGTGAGGCATAAGTAAACAGAAGCACTGTAAatgtaaagaaaaaaaaactacttagtttaaaatataCGACTTAGTAATTTAAAGGTTTGccctttttttattatttatatacataGTAAGGCttatttcattagaaaaaggatgtaaatatatacatatatggGAAATATCAATGATAAGTGGTGGGAGGAGGAGacatatatacatacatatcAATAAAaggaagaaattaaaattattataatgatACAAGCATTAATGGTCAATCATTTATCAGTGCTATTTTTTGttgattcttttttctttcttcgAAAATTTCATCTATTTCCTTTTGTTTCTCTAACTGAAGTTTCATTTGCTCTTCTGGAGTCGGAATGTTACCTTCTACATAATCTTTTAATGTGAAAGTTTGACCGCTTAATTGCTCTTGTTGaatcttaattttttctttttcttcttcaactAATTTCATAAATTTCACGTAATTCTTTTCCCCTTCTTCTCTAATTAAGTCCAATGGGAATTTAGATTTACCTGTCTGTGGCATACCGCCAAGACCACCTAAAACTTTCATAACCCAATTTGAAGATGCTTTTTCTTGATCAGCATGGAACTTAGccttcaattttttaactCTTTCATCGAATTCGTCCGGTAAATTGTACTTATCAGTAAAACTACTCAACACAGGTCTAACATCAGAAACTTGCTGAGTAGctaaatattctaaaaagGGAATTAatctaattaatttatcgTCCATCTGGCCATCCCATGGTTTCATTGGAATTGCATTTTCTGGTTGTAACTTATAACTATTTGGATCAAcatcaataattaaaactttcttttcatctctattcaattttgataaatctttaatgTGAACACCATCTTTATATAAACAATGCTCTTTGAACAAATTATAAGAAACAAATGCATGAATTGGATCTAGTTTTTCAGCAATTCTATCAGAATACATCATATAATTCGAAGAGAATAAGACAATTTCATAATATTGAGATAGATAACCAAGGAAATAATCAACACCTGGTCTCTTAGCAGTTCTCCACCCATGTTTTTGAGACCATTCAGAATGGACTAGCAAATCTTCCAAAGTTAAGACAAGAGTTAAAGGTCTTTGGTAAGGTGGAGGTGGTGGTGGGGGCAATAAATCAGGGAATGGTGGTTCTTGAAAGTATTTGAACATGGAATTAAATCTTGCTCTAAATCTCTTATACATTAATGATGGTTCATATCCGTTTGGGATATCatctttcaattcttcGCTTTCTGAAGGCTCCCAATCTCTAGTTAAGTATAAACCTGCACCTGTAATGGCAGAGAATGTAAAGATATAAAACCAGTTAGcatatttttctcttttaatatcagtAGATGTTTGTCTTTTTCTACGTTTACGGCCCTGTTCCTCTGTTGGTTTAGCTTCTCCATTGTTCCCACTAGCCTGCTCATCTGCTTGCGAACCTTCCATTTTTGAGTGTTCTGCATCTAAATCAACACCAGCACGGGCTAGGATATCGTCTGTTAAAATAGATTGCTTCCCTTTATCATCCTTTGATTGTTTCGAATTGAGTAATTTAGATGTATTATAAAGATTTCTTGAGGCTATTTGTCGTATAGATGGATGTTTAACAATAGGTGTTGAAAACAATAATCTACTGCTTAGTCTTGTGGATAACCTTATAGACGATAGCATTCCTTAGTTAGCAAACGAAATCGAATAGAACCAAACTTGATGCACTGAAAATGGTTATTAATCGTTATCAAGTGTAAATATTACTAGATATTAATTTGTATAAACCAATTAATAAAGTATCACTGACAATAATGGCCGAATCTTAGAGTTTTTTAAGTTGAAgtattttttgttaatgTGAATTATTCTTGTCCTTTTGCTGAAATTGTTTTGCCGTCTCTAATCAATTATTCGTTTCGGGCTCTCTAATGCTGATGATAAAATAGAcggaaatttaaaataaaaatgataagaTCTGCAACAATGTGAATTACAAACTACGTAATCAAATCAGTTCTATAAGAACATTTTCACTTATTAATTATGCCTTATTCGATATTCatccaaataaattttgaaaaaattgtgaTATAGTGCTTATCTGTGAGAAGCAAAAAAATAGgctaaattaataattttaaatatgtCCATTCCTTCAAATTTAGTTCCCAAAACTTCTGACAGTTGTTCCATTAAAACAAGTAAGGGAACACTTCTTGTTGAATTATGGACTAATGAATGCCCAAGTACCGTTGATGCTTTTATAGAATGCTGTAAGGACCATACATTtgttgataaatttttctactGGAATGATGACGCCAGCTATCCCTGTATAATTCTagattatcaattaaacaGTAAAATTGCTCCAATCCCATCTGAATATCATTCAAGATTAGCTTTTTCTACAGACGGAATTTTAGGATGGGACACTCAGAAACAAACCTGGTTTATTACCAGTGAACAATGGCTTACTactaataaagataataatgtGTTTGGAAAAGTTGTGGGAGATTCGAGATATGTTTTAAGAGATATCATCAAAGGTGAAAAAGATCCAGATGACAATTCACAATATCTTTTCCCACCTATTATCCAGTCTATTGAGATTTTATCTAGAAATGTAGACACTCCCAAGACAATTGAATCTATCAAGCTGGCACCAAAGAAGCATACTCAGAATGTAAAATTACATTTTAATacagaagatgaaaatgatgatgaacaAGACACATTACCAATATTAACtggaaataaaagaaattaccTTACAGAAGAGGGTAACGATATCCTCAATCAGACTccaaagaaaatgaaaataaaacttcATAAAAGTATTACAGGGAATACGTCATCAGGGCtctcaaaaaaaaacctGATCTTGATGACCATTTTTCTCATTATGACGAAGGAGAAAATGTTGCATCTGAATCTTTAACTAGTAAAAtagatgaagatattaatttagCAGATACTGAAAAGGAGCTTAAAAATATCTCAACAGAGAATTTAACGAGAGAACAACAAAATACCATAATATTAgatgaatttaaaacatcACGCTTCATGAAAGGACTTTTAAGACGTGGCTCTTGGAAATAGCGGTTCATAAGCACTGTAATTTAATTACACTATCTTTAAGTAGTTTTTCTAGTCTCTTTATATACATCTTCAAGTAACAAGCATATCCAAAATGAACTATTAGAGccttaaaattattaaagttaaCACTTTCATACTTTCCAATTACTCTAGTAAAACTGCCAAGGGTGAAACATGAGttaaaagagaaaattTAGAGataaagtaaaattttCGTAATAAACCATGTAATTGTTCATACGTTTTattctaaataatattaaaagtagCCATTCGTAAggaaatttatataattcgCGGTATTATTAAGTATTATGTAATGCTTCATTGatcaataattaaattgaaGTCCTAATGCAAAATTGAAGCTAGAGGCATTTTTAACCTCATCAGCCCAAAACCGTGTAAAAGCTTTTATAAGCTAAATCTAAATCAAACAATAGCTCTCTAGCTTCATCATCTGTTAGTTGCTCATTAACtttcattttattaatcttaACAATCCATTCAACTAAATTACTTCGGTGCTCAAAATCTGATCTCGTCACTTTATTgatagataataataagtcGGCCATTAATGGATGAAGTTGATCTTTTGCTCTGtagtttaattttaatgcATCCATTATTGTGATAAAATTACCCGTAGCTTCTGCAATATTTTTACCGCCATTGCCCCCACTGGATTTACCATTTTTAGAACTTTTAGATCCTGCCATATTTTTACCAGAGGTTTCTTCCGTCATAATTGCATGCTCAACAGTTACAGGCATACCTCTTTCAATCCTTGTAATCGCATTTGGCgctattatattatatgtatttttaaactggtataaatcttcaaattctttcttaacatcatcattatcgtTTGAAAGGTATGTCTTGTATTGAACtaataatttgtttaaggtatttgtatattcatcatttgttatagaatctttcaaatatgCCTTCTCTACTTGATCAATTGCAATGATAATCGAATAAATTTCCGCTAGGGTCTCCAGAGTTTCTCTTTCTTTTCGACTATTGGTAGATGGATCATATAATGGAATCTCTTCGTACAGTTTTGGGTTATATTGTGACATAATAAACGATAGTAAACTGACTGTTACATCATAATTAGCTTTTCTGTTCAACTgggttttttatttatatctcTTTAACTTCCTTGCTTTCcagtgttttttttctaaaagcGAAAAGCCCTTGTTGGTATAGAATCATCCTAATATTGCGATTTTACTTAAtgagaaaatatttaacatTCTCTTAAAGTATTTAGcaatttaaaaaacaattctATAATCTAAAATTTAGAAGTCTTTTCtggataatattattaaatttatttgaaaaatacatGAAGGAAAAAGGAAGTATTATGGAGGCATGCAGTCATTCcgatattatatatttttataaaactctatattatgtataatttataCCATTAACGGtatagaaaaattgatgaaacTTGTTTAGGAAATGGTATTAGTATTACAGGGGATATGATTACTATACAACTTATAATTAAACGgaagaatatttagaataaactgtaaaataaaagagcGAAGAAATAAATGCAATGCGTTAGTgcataaaatattaatgcaGCATCGTTATGTGTGtaattttcatcaattaGCCAcatatcaaataattaataacatTTATATATCACAATTAGTAGCTGGTCTTAAggaatattttattgtcCCCATTATATTGGATATCTGCTTGACATAACTTTCTATTCTTAAAGCAATTTGACAGCAGTTTATTCAATGATGGGAATTCTACGGGGGGTTTTATGACTTCTATCAAAGAAAATGTTcaactttttcaaattttccTCGtcataaaaatatattacagGTGGGAGCGATGGATATTCTAAATCCCCAGAAAtcttatttctttttataccaccaaaattttcataaaaTTGTTTGGCATATCTAGCAGTCTCACGCTCTTCATCAATTATCTGCTCAATATACTTTATTTGAACTAGTGGCCATGGTGAAATATCAATTCGatgttttaattcaaaatctttACCGTTGCTTATTTTAAACCTCATATAGAGCACATAAtctatagaaaataatttgccAAATGTAGTTATTGCAGTATGATATTGAAATGGAATCAATGAGTCACTTTTATTACTAATAAGCTTAGTTTTTGTTTCTTCAACTAAAAACCCTGTTCTTTCTTTACCTTTATAGTATTTAGTTTCTCTTTCAGGTAATTTGTATAAAAATGAAGGTTCTTGCATACATGATTCAAATTGTCTAAAATACTCGTTCTTAGTGCATATTCTAATATctgatttcaattttatccCTGTATTATCAAGTACTTGGCCTACATTTTGTATAGTAGAATGCAATATATGCTCTCTGGAATCTATCATGTGACTATCTTGAACttctaatatttcttttatatcaTATGACAAATTTTTAAGTTTAACTTTCTTACTAAATAATCCACGTTGGTTAGTTGATATTGTTCCACTTAAATTTGGTTTGATGTCAATAGTGACATGTAAAAGATCATCTGACGTTATACATGGATTATGAATTGTATAATTCactataaattttttatccgCAGAATAGGCCTGCTTCGTAATTGGTGGATATAAACGCTTAGTTGCTAAATATGTGTACCGTTCTACATTTACTGGTTGCATAAATGACCGGATATTGGTTCCatctgaaaaatttgagGACGAAGGTAAGGTGTAATGAACATTACATTCGAACAATGTAATCGTTTTTCCAAATCGCGGATTAAAGTTTGTTTCTTTTACATCATCTGGTAGGGCAATTGTTAATGGAATATCAATTCCCAATATTAGCTTTTCGGAGATCATAATATTCTTTCTATAATGGGTTTGGATTTTCTCAAATTTCGATTTGGAGCCAAATGAAAGGCCTGAGTTCAAAGTTTCTACAGTTTTAAGGCATACTTCTATCTTATCTATTCTGAATGGCTTACCATCACTTGATCTTATTCTTAGTTCACATTCAATGCGCGGGAGGGTATCTGGTAAACCTGGGCAGCCTCGTATCACCGAATTATAACTAGGTTTAAAGGATATCACAGGATGTGTCattataatgatatatttatttgataacAACCTAATAGTTTTAACACTTTGATTAGTAATCCATAGGTTCTTACTTTTGAGATacaactttttttattcattgcTGATGTCACAGCTTCGCTGATTTGGGCAAGCCTACTTAAAGCGACTTCACAAGGTTTTGGCGTTTGGAAAATGTAAAATTCAAGTGATTTCATAGTCGGAAATAATACAtaaagttaaaatatttaaagagaTATAAAATAAGAAGATTAAGACAAAGATTAATTAAGTGCAATTAGAATACAAGTATATGATGAAATGAATGCATGATATTTACGACgtgtattatattaaaggtataatttgaaaatgataaacgTTAGAAATGGAAGAAAGCTTTAAACTAAACAAAAGTAAGATTATGCGCGTGACAGATGCAAcattattcaatattacAAACTAATATCACCATCAGCGTCCGTATCTGGCTGAGGTGATGAAGCTGGCTGATTAGGTCTCATAATTGGGGCCTGCGAAGTCGAGAAATTTACAGCTTTTGTTCCTTGAGAAACAACTGGTGTTCTAATTCCAGAGCCTTCTGATGCTTCAACAGTATCATCGTCTACGAATCTTAATATagtattttcattagttaAATgccaaatatttaaatatgagTATTCTTGTATACAACTGTTCAATTGTGCGGTTGTAAAACCTCTGGCTCTCACAGTCTTGATAATAGTGTCATATGGTAGAACTTTTTTGTTTGCTGATCCCGATTCTTGTACCATCTTTCTGATAATTGTGAAGATCTTAGTAGTTGGGTTTTCATCCTCAATGCTTTTGTTAGTTTCTTGATACAAGGATTCTTTGGAAACCCGAACCAATCTTAAAGCTTCTTCAAcatcttcaatatcaaCAGTTTCTGATAACCGTAGCTTAGCCAAAGCTTGTGCCAATCTAATAATAGCCAATAGAGTTCTTGGAGTTGCTTGgccaaaagaaaatttagtATTTATGTCTCTTTTAGAGTCCTGTCTTAATCTGATATAGGCCTGAACCACATAATCATTTACAGTTTCATTCATGACAGGTCTTTTGGTTTTTGCATATGCAATAAACTCTCTCATTTGCGAGGTTTCAATTGGTTGAAAATCTAGATCAGGTTGTTTGTTATACATATGAACAAAGGCTACGTGCTCTGCTAATTTCTCATCACTTTCTCTACTTGGAACATCTAGcatcaaaaataatacatcaAACCTTGATAATAACGCAGCCGGTAAATTTATATTGTCTAATGGTGAAAGACGAGGATTATATCTACCATAAATAGGATTAGCAGCTGCTAAGATAGATGATCTAGCGTTCAAAGTGGTATTAATACCAGCCTTGGAAATAGATATCGTTTGTTGTTCCATAACTTCATGAATAGCAGTTCTATCAGTATCATCCATCTTGTCGAATTCATCAATACAACAAATACCATTATCTGCTAAAACAAGAGCACCACCTTCTAAGATCATCTCGTCAGTAACAGGGTCTCTCATAACCGCAGCCGTTAAACCTACACCCGAAGAACCTTTACCGGTAGTGTAAACACCTCTTGGAGTTATCTTACAGATAGCCTTCAATAATTGAGATTTAGCCACACCAGGGTCACCCATTAAGCAAATGTTTATGTCACCTCTAATTTTCATACCATCACCAACAGTTTTATTTACACCAccaactaataataataatagagcCTTCTTGACATCCAAATGACCATAAATTTCTGGTGCAATTGATTTAGCCAAAGTTTCATAAACGTTACCACTATTTACCAATTCTTGAATATGCCTTTCAGTATCTGTATTCATTTGGaaagaagaatatttcttcttatGCTGATTTACATATTGAGCTTCCAAATAATTCTCAGTTAATAGACCTGCCCTTAATGCTTTAAAACCTGTATATGGAGACGGTAAAAATATACCTGCAACGTCAACTATATCACCAGGAGTCATAGATCTCACAAGTGAACCATTGACATGAATGGTCAATGTTCTTGGGATATGACCAACTGGGACTTGCTGTGATAATTCTTGGATTTTTAGTTCTTGAAAAGGACTAAATTTAGAGGCTCTTGTGCTCATAAACAGTTGACCCTTAGTTTGATTTTGCTCACATTCTTTGGATGTACATTCTGATAGAGGAGTAAATGTTTTGgaattaatttcttgaaatatttcataaCCACAAGAATCACATGTATATGCAATGACTAAGACTGCAGGCTTTACATCGGAAACTCTTGTGACAATACCTCTTACAGTTATTAATTTACCAATATGACAGCCCTTAATTTGCCTAACGGATAAAGGTATCGAACTACCAGCTTTGCTATAAGATTTTGCAGAATGAGTTTTGGGATTTTGCAAAGAAGGTGGCTTAaagtataaataatatcttcTCGTTAAATTTGGAGGAAATAATTCAGCTTCTTCAGCAACTACTTCTCTCAAAGCTTCGTTTAAAGAGGAAGCTGGAGCAGAATCCATAtccattaaattttcagtTCTAATTTCATCAGTTCTATCTGAAATCATCCTTTCGTTTCTTAATCTTCtttgatttaatatcaCATCTATCACATCATCTTGATAATTGATATCCTTTGTAGGCAAGGGCATATAGTCATCAATAGCTTTACAAAATAGTTCAATAAAATGCTTAGCATTTTCTTGAATGGCACGCACTAAGCTAGTGTCTGAACGAGTTGGGTctgttaaaaatttttcgCTTTCATATTTCAACAAATCATCCAATTCAATGGTAACTGTGTCGAGATCTCTGTTAGCAACTTGTAGTAAAATATTCAGATATTTTGGACCAGTACCAACAGTAGAATCATGCATTTCACCTGACAGATCAGTTTCTGTAGTAGTTGGTACTATAGAATCATTCTTAAAATGTTGAATAAAATCATTGATCTCATTCTGCAATGTGGCATAATCCACAGGTATTTGAATTGAAGGTAGAGTAGTGCTCATCTGATTGTAGCTAGTTGATTATATATGGATATTACTTCTGGATATATCTATTAATTACTTATTTGTAGTAATAACAGTTTAAACGCCATGTTAATAACTACTTTAGTACAGTCAAACTTTTCGtgcatttatttttttttctttaagtTTAGTTCTTCATCTCTGGAAATCTTCGCGCCTTGTTTGgctttttcttaatttggatatattaaattttattcacGTGAAAAACAAAGTTTAAGGCATTACTTAATGAGGTAATTGCTATTACGTTTCCCAATATGTTACAAATATCccatttaattaattatattccTATTACAGCAATTATTCTCAATTTGGAACTTCATATTTAAGGGTAGCCATTCTTGTGATATCCTACATAGGATAATTATCTATGCATTCCTGGTATATTAGTCTATTCTAAGGATCATGGCTTTtatatgaaatattaatatatatgttaCCCTCTGGAGACTGTATGCcaaattctaaatcaatatttgttatgtatgaaatttatatatagcatataaaattttttgtatcCAATAATTGAACCGTACAACCTATATTGTTTATCATATTACTAGAATATACCTTTTACTTAGCCTATTTCAGTATTGATATGCTagatttttatatataaacttTGCACTTTAGCAAATAGTAAAGTTGCTTAAAGTAAATTCatcttaaaataaaaagaggAGATTTCTTTTCTCTGAGGGTTCTGTCTGCTACATTCCATTTATGATATTACAAGAACTTTATTTCTCGACACACccaaaatcaaataattctaccTCTTCGAATTAGTAAAGAGTTAAAACGTAGCCTATGtgatttttattatggTTAGCTGACTTtagttgtttttttgtaaagcttattattgaaattgtttgaataattctaaatatttggaa
This genomic stretch from Henningerozyma blattae CBS 6284 chromosome 1, complete genome harbors:
- the RGL1 gene encoding Rgl1p (similar to Saccharomyces cerevisiae YPL066W; ancestral locus Anc_8.530), encoding MTHPVISFKPSYNSVIRGCPGLPDTLPRIECELRIRSSDGKPFRIDKIEVCLKTVETLNSGLSFGSKSKFEKIQTHYRKNIMISEKLILGIDIPLTIALPDDVKETNFNPRFGKTITLFECNVHYTLPSSSNFSDGTNIRSFMQPVNVERYTYLATKRLYPPITKQAYSADKKFIVNYTIHNPCITSDDLLHVTIDIKPNLSGTISTNQRGLFSKKVKLKNLSYDIKEILEVQDSHMIDSREHILHSTIQNVGQVLDNTGIKLKSDIRICTKNEYFRQFESCMQEPSFLYKLPERETKYYKGKERTGFLVEETKTKLISNKSDSLIPFQYHTAITTFGKLFSIDYVLYMRFKISNGKDFELKHRIDISPWPLVQIKYIEQIIDEERETARYAKQFYENFGGIKRNKISGDLEYPSLPPVIYFYDEENLKKLNIFFDRSHKTPRRIPIIE
- the MCM7 gene encoding DNA replication licensing factor MCM7 (similar to Saccharomyces cerevisiae CDC47 (YBR202W); ancestral locus Anc_8.531), with product MSTTLPSIQIPVDYATLQNEINDFIQHFKNDSIVPTTTETDLSGEMHDSTVGTGPKYLNILLQVANRDLDTVTIELDDLLKYESEKFLTDPTRSDTSLVRAIQENAKHFIELFCKAIDDYMPLPTKDINYQDDVIDVILNQRRLRNERMISDRTDEIRTENLMDMDSAPASSLNEALREVVAEEAELFPPNLTRRYYLYFKPPSLQNPKTHSAKSYSKAGSSIPLSVRQIKGCHIGKLITVRGIVTRVSDVKPAVLVIAYTCDSCGYEIFQEINSKTFTPLSECTSKECEQNQTKGQLFMSTRASKFSPFQELKIQELSQQVPVGHIPRTLTIHVNGSLVRSMTPGDIVDVAGIFLPSPYTGFKALRAGLLTENYLEAQYVNQHKKKYSSFQMNTDTERHIQELVNSGNVYETLAKSIAPEIYGHLDVKKALLLLLVGGVNKTVGDGMKIRGDINICLMGDPGVAKSQLLKAICKITPRGVYTTGKGSSGVGLTAAVMRDPVTDEMILEGGALVLADNGICCIDEFDKMDDTDRTAIHEVMEQQTISISKAGINTTLNARSSILAAANPIYGRYNPRLSPLDNINLPAALLSRFDVLFLMLDVPSRESDEKLAEHVAFVHMYNKQPDLDFQPIETSQMREFIAYAKTKRPVMNETVNDYVVQAYIRLRQDSKRDINTKFSFGQATPRTLLAIIRLAQALAKLRLSETVDIEDVEEALRLVRVSKESLYQETNKSIEDENPTTKIFTIIRKMVQESGSANKKVLPYDTIIKTVRARGFTTAQLNSCIQEYSYLNIWHLTNENTILRFVDDDTVEASEGSGIRTPVVSQGTKAVNFSTSQAPIMRPNQPASSPQPDTDADGDISL